ccctgcaataagatgacaacactCTCTTTTCTCACAGcaagtaattttgaaatatttgataCCATATCTCACTTGggctcttttttattttataccaCAAACTGTGTTATGGTAGAGTAATCTAAAGGGAAAATCTTGCCATTACATGGTACagttcttttaaagaaaaaatgggaaaaaaaaaacccaaagtgaaACTTCAAAAGCTTAAGtgagaaggggggaaaaaaacaaccaaaaagaGATCAATTTTCTTTAGTTTAAATCCATATCCTCGAAGTAAgtggcagccctgccctctaGTGCTGTTGCGAGTGAGGTGCTGGTGCACGGCTCTCAGTCCAAGCCTTGGCACACCTGAGTATTCTTTAAAGCAGATTGAGGAGGTGATTTCTGTGGGTTttattgggttttattttgtacttcttgtggttggttggttttttttaggaCGATGGTGGTGTTTATAATGTTTTCATAGGATTTCACTGTGAGACAACCAAAATCAGCCTCAGACTCTGACAGATGACAGGCTCTATGAAATCCCTGAAGTACTTTGAGCGTCTAAGCTAACAATTCTGATAAAAAATTCAGTCAGCTGCAGAAGAGAACGAGTGTTTCTGTGACTCCTGACTAACTGGAGCTTCCCTCCGCAGCATTGAAGGCGAGTACGTGCCCGTGGCAGGCGACGAGGTCACCTACAAGATGTGCACCATCCCTCCCAAGAACGAGAAGCTGCAGGCAGTGGAGGTGGTGATCACCCACCTGGCCCCTGGCACCAAGCACGAGACCTGGTCAGGGCATGTCATCAGCTCCTGAGGGGTCCCCTGGAGcgtggctgctgccaggggggctctgctcagcaacTGGCTGCAGGACCTGGCTGAAGAATTCTGTGTGAGGAAATACTGCATTGTCAATAAAGCAGATGCAGGccaaaaatcaccattttttttacagctggcctgattaaaaaaaaaaggcaattcaaatgctaatgaaaaaaatctagcGTAATGTGTTTacaagaaatgtatttaaagaGACCTAGTTTGTGTGCTTGGTGGAggaggggaggtttgggttttcttttgtcttGTGAACTGATTCCAGGAAATGCCCAGGGGAAGGGGGGAGAGGTTTCAAGGAGAGCTCTTCTAGTGCAGgtggcccagcccagctcagagccctgggtgtggggtgagccctgtgctccctctgctgctctccagggctgcagtACCTTCATTGCTGATTTAGTGCCTGAATGCCCTGGCTGACAGACAGAGGTGTTCATTGCTGACTTGTTTTCCTCATGGAAGGAAGTTCAcaaacagagcagctgccacagggtGGAAAATCTCCATCAGGTGGTTGTGCTCCAGTGCCCATCAGGTGCACCCCTGCAAATGGTGTGGCTGCACAGGTGTGGAAACTGTGTTGTACTGGGAAAGCTGGGGTTGTTTGTGAATTTACTTAGGTGCCTTGATGGTTGATTAGCAACAGATTTTATAGgccagtattaaaaaaaaaaatccatcccaaattTAAATTTGCTCCAAGGTAAGTGGTAGAAAACCGTAGAGTAGTGGACACTTCATTGCCTCAGAGGGTGTCTGAATTTTGACCAAGCTGAGGATTTGCCTTTCAGACTGCATGCAGTGGACTGGCATGGtgtgccaggggcaggcaggacacctgcactgctgcacagcaggTGTGGGCTGCCCAGGCTCAGCTGTCTTGGTGAAGTAAATTCTGCATCTGTTTCCCTGGCAAACTCCCTTGGTAGGATGTGATAGGGCCACCCTTCCCCAGACTTTTGTGTAGTTGTAGTGCTACTAAATTGTTTTTGCTCCTATTTGccttccacattttttttttcaaatgaagtatttttctctgttattttccTAACAGTGGATTTTTATTGACTTTgcaaataaaagttaaaaaaaatacacaactCTTGTTAGTTGTATGAAACAGTGCAGCTTCAGTTGTGTATTTGGAGCTTCACCAAAGGTGCTGGCTGTCAGGAGCTGTCctgagcctctcccagcagccagTCTGTTCCCAGGTGTGATGTGGGGTCAGGAACTGCTGTGCTGGCTTCTTTTCTttagctgtgcctgtgttgcTCTagtggggtttgggttgggtttgtttttatgaCCCATAAGCCTTGGTAGTGGTGGGTTTATCACTGTGCAACTTGTTGGAATATCACCCCCTGCTTTCTTTACAATAAATGCAACCATTGCAGTGCTTCCATGTGTTTCCAGTCTGCTCCCTGGGTagctggtgctgggcaggatCAGCTTTAAGGAAGGGGAgaatgctgctgcctgcacatgCACCCCTGTGTGGTGACTTCGGTTTTATTTAAGGAAATGTTTTCCCAGCCACTGACTGCACTTAGCAGAACAATGAGGAAATAACAAGACCAGCACATGTCAGAGGAGGctcccaggacagagcagccagAAATGTATTTGGGACTGAAACCaatcaaagcagcagctcttaAACTGTTGTCCTTAAAGAGCATTCCTACACTAGGGATGGTCCTGGTCCCATGAAAACAGGAATTAGTTAGGGAAGAAGGGTGCTGGGAGACAAAGTTTTGGTGCATGAGGTGCATTGCAGCTCCCCTCTGTTTTTGTAAGCCcttttgggttttgggtggtACCAAGATTCtattctctgctttttaattgTGCAAGTATCCCATGAACCTGGAACTGTAAAAATTagtattattaattttttggtACAGAGAGCAGCATGCAACAGGTCTGcttcaagtattttattttccataatgATCAATCAAAACAGGatattttaatgataaaatcagattttattcTCCTTTACTAAATCAAACCGTTTCTACTCAAGATTACTTTCCTAATACCAGATGAGAAAAGTAATAATAACAGTTATACAGACTGCCAGGCATTGACTTGAATTTTAACAGAAACGTAGTTTAGGTCATTTTTGTAGTATGAAAAATCTCACCTACCCTTAATGCCTTAACCAGGAATCtcagaaaatgaacagaaagtGGCAGAAATAGATTTCACTAATGTGCTgaagttattttaattaatttttagaaatgACTTTTTAGATTTGGTCTGCACAGAATGTAGGTAGCATGACCTGACTTGTGCCTTGGCACCACATCCATCCTGAGGAGGGAACTTTGGCACCAGCCAGGGATGGCAGTCAGGGACTTCTGGTTCAGTGCCATCTTTCCAACCccaggaagaaataaaacatttccctTTTACTCATCTTccagttttagaaaaaaaactgtCTTATAATTCATGTTAATTCATATAGCACAAGgtaagtatttaaaaaaaaatcaactgtttcttttaaaaagctgcCTCAACATAAAAAACTAAGGATTAAGCCTTGCAGGCCAATTTTAAGACCATGAATCAACTAGAGGCAGATTAtgtctccccttccctccctaaATTGTAATTAATTAGTTAAGGAAGTTTACAGGTATCttaaaaaccaacccaaaataCAACCCAACCCAAGccccaaaaccaagcaaaaagaaaacaatttatgTGATTGGAAATTGAAAGGATGGTGCTAAAAGCTCTGCTGTGTTCCCCCAGGCAGCAAGGGGTATTCAAGTAAAACATTTCCCTTTGCTAATGACTGACCTGCAAAGCACCTGCTATACACGACTGATTACATAAAAACAATACAGAATGAAGATGATGTTTCAagttattttgctgttttaactGTCCTCAAAGTGTGAATTCTGAgtcttcttttatttaaaaaatagctcTTCACAGATTCTTCTTGTATCCTCTGGGGATGTGACACTGTGGCCTTCTGTTCTGGAGTCTGTGAAAATTTCATAGTCATTCCCTCCCTGGAAGCAGAagatgatttaattttatttaacagaaaGCACAGTCACAAATAGGGACAGATGAAAGGAAACAGGGGGAAAATGGACTTTTTCCAAGGGCCTGCAGTGATTAGGCTCAGTGAACAACAGCACTGCCCTGGATGAGCACAGATCCGCAAAATCCATCCCTAGCTTCATTCCCAAATTTCTGTTTGCCACACTGCTTCCACAGGTCAGCATCAGCTGTCAGTACTTCAACGCTCTGGAAATGCTGCACTGCCACTTAGAGGGTCTGAAATGAACTGTctgtgagctctgtgccagAGGGACAGGTGATTACTTTTGCAGCTGATGtcagggggggaaaaaaacttcaATTTCAAGCTTGTCTTTCTCttataaaatgttattttctgaaatttataAAGTCCTGTGTAATTTAAGAGTTTTGTAACTGTGAGTTCTTATCAAAACAAGCCTTTTCTTATAAAACTTAGCCTGCCACTGTTCTTTGGCCATATTCAGATAGCTTTAATTTCAAGCAAGTCCTTGTGCTTGCCAGTGCCCTCACAAGCTCTTGTCAGGTCTCTGATCAGgtgtctgatttttaaaagcctctGAAGTGCCCTGCAGAACTCTGCTCCATGGTGAGAGACAAGGGACTCTGCTCACTTCCCCAGGGTGGAGCCAGACAGAGTAGTGAGCAAAGGCACAGTGTTAAATAAGACAGGAAATAAATATGTGTAATAAACACCAGCCAACAAAAATCAATCTACACTGAGCAGGCAGGACAATCAGTTTCACACAGTCATGTCACCTAGGCATTTAGCAGAATTATACAAGTTCAATTTTCAAACAACCTCTGTTAAGGCAAGAACCCTGTGTTCAATTCAGGAGACAAGGAAAACTTCTCATCTGCAGCCAGGTAAACATGGACACAAGTTTATGCCCTGACTTCAGCTCTTGTCAGGATTAAGGTTGTAAGGTTAGAACCTGCACTCCTTGAGGTTTAATTACAGCAGCTCTCAAATTAGTGTATCAAACTAATGTACTCACTGGCATGGTCTTGTCTCCGAAGAAATAAATAGTCTTGTATCCATCCTTGGCAACAATTCCTAAGCAGTACCTTTTATCCCAGCCATCTGGGAACACATCAATGCTGATCTGCCCTCCTAGGAGAGAGAGGAACCAAGACTTGTTACGTTTTAACAATGTATTGCTGAggggagaagaagggaaaaaaaccccaaaccgGGTAAGATTTTAGGCAGAGGGAGCTTTGCAGAAGACACAGAAATGTTGTGAGACTCTGGAGTTAAGTCCTGCAAGTACAGAAAGTGTTTTATAGGATATCAGTTATTAGAGCTGTGATTCAGAGATTATTTATCCATTCAACAAAGTCTGAGCACGTTCCCAAATACTCACTGCTATCCAAATGAACCTTTTAGAAGAATTACGTTTAATCTCTTTTACTTTCAGAAAGAAAGGACACATGAACACAGCTACTGATGTATGTACAGCCATAAAATCACAGGCAAAAGACTTTCTAAGGCTTTCAGAgtaggaaagggaagaaatcaGCCTTTTCAGCAGCTGTTCCAATTCTGAGCCCTTGGCCTTCACCAATACCCAAGAGCATGATTCCCAGCTGAAGCAGGTGTCCAAAAGGTATTTACAACATAAAGGAGACACTGAACTGCAGTTCCCTTTTGCCTTAGTGCTTCAGCACTAATGCCAACCATACTTTGCAGTtctgaaaaacaataaaaggcAGGAGTGTGGGAATATGTTAGGAGAGAgggtaaaatgaaaaatgcatcaAAAATTAATTCCCccttattatatttttttccttaagtttGCACTTGCTTTTGgattctttccttcctcccacaCAGTGCAGGTACAGCTGAAGAACCAAGGGCAACTGGAACAGCACTGAGGGAGTAGCTCTGATCAAAACTGATTCACAGAAACAACTCTGACTAATCTGAAGCATCTAATATGCTCCAAAATGAGCAGAATCAGTCACACAACTGACATTAAAGGACAATGAACTGATGACAAGAAATGAAGTTCTCTTTGTTGATGGATTTCAATTAAAATATCCCAATAAAAGgctgagaggaaaaagaggCTCAGTCTTGCCTGCAACCACCCCCAGAGAGACCTGTCACACAAATGAGATGGGATGTCACAGCCATAAGAGAGTATGacttaaatgaaatttaaattaattgatGTTTTAAATGACATTCTTTTAAAGTATTACCTATTGAAAATGTGAGGCCTTTGCCTGCAAATTCTCTTTGTAGATCAGCTACAAATTTCTCTCTTATATGCTCCTTctgttaaggaaaaaagaaaacaaaaccaaacaacagtTACATGCTGTAACTGTGTTGATTTACCAATGAAAAGATAACCCAAAAACACCTCTAAAAAAGAATGGTTTTATTGATTTGAATGGACCCAGGCTGATTACACTATAGAGGACAACATAAAGTATGGTTTTACCTAGGACAGGGTTTTTTAGAAACCCCATGTATAGAAGTAGGATGTTCAGTACTCTGGATATTGGATTAAAAACATGAGCCAAACCCACCCTTCTGCAAGTAATCCTTGCTAttccaacaaaaaacccattGTCTATTGCTTTAGGTCTGAATGAACAGATTAGTTAAACCACATGGAAaggattaaaatgaaaaaccaaCAATTGCACAAACGatgaaagtttttaaaaaatcataacCTGGCCATAACTGCctcctccaggagagctgggtaTTTTTCAGGAGTTGTAACTCACTTTATCAAGTTCATAGAACTCAAGTCGttcctcctggctgcagcttcttccAATGGGGGACACATTTAACATCCCATTTCTGAACTCAATGAAAGTGCCTCTGCAAGGAAATTGATCACAAGACAGAAAATGGATGAGAAAACTGCTCAAAACACTAAATATCACAGtaaatttccatttaattctACAGGCAGTGGGAATCACCTGTCTCACTACACGCAGGTACCTCTAGCACCAGTAAGTCTTTTGGACTTTGAATATGGCAacctcatcatcatcatccttaCTGGCTTTTGAAAGCACCTTTTGGTTTAACAAGTGTGACTGGAGCATCCCATCAAGCTCAGGGCCTGACAGGCCAGGCTGTCAGTGTGGGGTGAAGCTGCAGAGTTCCCAGCAATGTGAGCAGTGCCCTGCCTCACAGGGCACCTTTCAGTGTCTGCACAGCTGCATCTCACAcctcacacagagctgctctggctgcacttCTCATCTCTGAATTCCAAACATGGCAAGGGAACTCTGCTACTTCAAACCTGAATCTCCTTCCCTCTGACACAAAGTGCTGATCAGTATTTCaatccctgtgctccagctggggactTGTCTTTGTATGCATGGACTGAGCTCTGTttcacacacacagtgctgctCCCCAAGCAGAAATTACTCATTTTTTTTGCTGAGCACCCTGAGCTGAGCTTTACATCCCCATGGAGAACAGGGCCACACTGAGATGTCTGTGGGCACATACCTCTTCTTTGGCAGTTTGATCTTTGCAATGTAACTCAGGCAGTAGTTGATGACATCTTGAAGGATGTCCTCGCCCAGGTGGCCCTGAATGCtctaacaaaacaaacaccattCAACCAAGGGTCCAGAATTTGAGATTCTAAAAGCAAGTCACATGGAAAACACAGACATTGGGTAATCAGGCATGGTTAATAGCACAGAGAAACAAACATGCCTTCAATCAGTAACATCAGCTGATGCTCACATGGTACTAGCTAAAggctctcttttttctttttgttcactTTATAACACCAAACTGTCCTTTAATATGAATCCCAGTTGTACCTGCTTCAGAAGGAAActgtgccacaggcagcagccccaaACAAAAAGCTCCATTTAATGTCTGCTACAGCCAAACACGAAGAAATGGAGCTCGTTCCTGCAGTAAACTGGAACCACTGGTCAAGGCAGCAAATTCAGCCAGGATCTCTTAAATGTTTACTCTCCATTATTTATGTTAAACATTACATGCCAAATGAATGATCCATTAACAGGACTAACAtatgaaagcagcagcaacttTGGTCTTTGAAAGGGTGATTACAAAGGACTACACTGtacaaataaatcaaaatattgtttagaagatttctttttctcactaTTGGAAATTTCACACTTACCTGCTTGCTCAGGAATTTCCCATCTTTGTATGCTACCAGGCCATTTTCTGAGAACACATAGTCATATTTTTCAATCActgcaaacaagcaaaaaagaCAGTAACTCATCATTTCCCATCAATGCTTAGTGCAGAATTATCTTAAATGTTAAATAGcttaaaatacagcaaacatTAGCTCCTAAAGCATGAGAATTTCAGCAGCATAGCATCAAGAGCAAGATGAAAGCTTGTCTCATTTCTCACTATGATTAACACACACCTCAAATCATGTGAAGTCAATTGTTTGACTTACCTGTGGTTTTACTTAGAGGCATGTAACTCTTTGCATTAAATGTAAAGGAATGACCAAACAACTGGCACATGGCCTGGCTTGAGAGCAAGTCAAATATTGCCCTTTTAGGTTTGTTTCCTCAGTGTCACTAATGCTCAGCAGATGTCTGGGAGCTGTCTCAGCACCACACAAGATGATATGGTTTACTGGAGAGCACTTGGAAGGCAAACAAACTGAGCTGTCTGGGCACTACAGGAGGCTGTCAGTGGCATCAGTTAAGTGAAGACCATTAGGAATAAAGGAGTAAGACAAGAATCCATAGTGAACCCCACAGTGAACAAATCCAGGTCCTCAGGGATGTGCTCGGCAGCTGAGCAGCCCACACGTGTATGTCACACACAGGACTGCACTGTACACAGCACTGTGACAAAgccctcccagggctctgccaccaAGGCAGGATTTCACCATTAGCAGCAACCTCTTAATTTAACATCGAGATACCTGCAGAGTGCAAACAGGCTGCGATTTCCAAACGCCGGggagcagctccccacagcctgaGTGCAACACAGCACCCCCAGGAAGACAATTACAAGCAAGGGAAGAAGGGGATGGACGGGGTTCAACCTCCACCTGCCCTTGGCGGCTGCCCGGGGCCCGGAGCGCGGATGGCCCCAGCGGGATCGCCTCAGGGGATGGCCTCAGGGGGATGGCCTCAGGGGGATGGCCTCAGGGGGATGGCCTCAGGGGATCGCCTCAGGGGGATCGCCTCAGGGGGATCGCCTCAGGGGGATCGCCTCAGGGGATGGCCCCAGCGGGATCGCCTCAGGGGGATCGCCTCAGGGGATGGCCTCAGGGGGATGGCCCCAGCGCGGATCGCCCTTACCGTCCTCGCCCAGCTGCTCGCGGATCTTGGCCAGGTCCGAGCCGCCCACCACCCCCACCTTCATCTTCTGCCGCAGCCGCTGCATGAACGCCGCCATCTCCGCCGAGATTCTCTGCAGTCCAAAACAGAGCCGTCAGATTTGCCAGAGGCCAGCGCCTCCATTCCGGAACAAGCAGCCCGTGCGGGTCCTTCAGCAGCGTTAAATGAATGAAGTGCGCCCACAGAGCCCGCGGCACACGGCACAGCCGGGCCCCGCGCTGTGCCAtccgccccgctccccgcgggcCCGCAGCCCCGTCCCGCACTCGCCTGGCGCGGCGCCGTGAGGGTGCCATCCACGTCGAACAGGCAGAGCGCTGAGGGCGGCGCCGCCATGGCTGCACCGCGGGGCCGCCCCTCCCGGCGGGCCGCGCGCGGGGCGGGGAGAGCGCAGccgcggagcggcggcggggccaTGGCGGCGGTGAGGGCCGGGGCTGCTGGCGTGGGCTGTTCCCCCTTGCCCTCCTTCTGCCCtttctccccagctcctctttctccatctttccctttttccaccccttttcccatccctgtcTCCGGCCGCTCGGCGGTCCTTGCACGGGTGCCCGCGCGTGTTGCAGCATGGCGGGGACAGCGCGGAACCTCCGTTCCTGCCTTTGCGCCTTCCCAGCGTCCGCTCCCTCCTTCGGCCTGATCGCGGCCTCCTCTCCTTTACCGTGCTTTGTccacttttttctgtttccctaAAACTGCTGTATAAGTGGTTATTTAAGGAGTCGGCGATTTCAGCAGCTTTCCTGGTTTGTTGCTCAGCCAGCGGGAGGCAGGGGGGTGTGCCAGGG
Above is a window of Molothrus ater isolate BHLD 08-10-18 breed brown headed cowbird chromosome 16, BPBGC_Mater_1.1, whole genome shotgun sequence DNA encoding:
- the PMM2 gene encoding phosphomannomutase 2; translation: MAAPPSALCLFDVDGTLTAPRQRISAEMAAFMQRLRQKMKVGVVGGSDLAKIREQLGEDVIEKYDYVFSENGLVAYKDGKFLSKQSIQGHLGEDILQDVINYCLSYIAKIKLPKKRGTFIEFRNGMLNVSPIGRSCSQEERLEFYELDKKEHIREKFVADLQREFAGKGLTFSIGGQISIDVFPDGWDKRYCLGIVAKDGYKTIYFFGDKTMPGGNDYEIFTDSRTEGHSVTSPEDTRRICEELFFK